The genomic segment TAAAGTTCAAAGACTGAATGATCAAAGTGCTCATTTTCTCAGTAGGACTATCTTCGGCTAGGAGGATGTTAACAGTGGCATCAACAAGTATCATCATGATAccaccattttgttttctttggatttttgttACATGTTCGAACATAAAAAGAATTATCTGGTGGTCGTCTCTTTTCTTTGCAGCTGGAAAGCATGCTAATAATGCTAAGACCAACTGATTGAACTGAGAGCGCTGGGGACCAATCTTCTGTTAGAATGGATAAACAGATATGACCATTGCTATAAACATGAGGATGAACGGGAATATTTTCACCAGTAAACATGACCTGAGGAGAGTCAAAAGGATATCTACTACTAAACTTAAACAGAAGTTGAAATTTTTCCCCTTCATATAAGGTACCTGGTGCACCTTCCATGTCTACAATCCACTGTGTGATTGAATTTTGAACACTCTTTTCATTTAAAGTCATCCCAGGAGGTGGGTCATTTTGCAAAGCCAACAGTTCTTTTTGCAGTCGTTTCTGCATTGACGCCATGATGGAAGCATCCCCCCTCAGGCCGGCGAaagaacaaagaatgagaacaagtagtgctggaggcaatgtggagagaaaggaactcttattcactgctggtgggaatgccatcttgtccaacctttatggaaaacaatatgcagattcctcaaaaaattggaaattgagctccaatatgatccagctataccactcctagggatacaccatagaaacacaaaaatataattcaaaaatcccttcctcacacctatatttattgcagcactatttacaatagccagacactggaaacaacaaagatgcccttcaacagatgaagaaactgtggttcatacacacaatggaatattatgcagccatcaggagagatgaagtcatgaaatttttctatacatggatgaatatgaatctattatgctgagtgaaataagttagagggagagagacacagaatagtctcactcatctatgggttttaagaaaaataaaagac from the Suncus etruscus isolate mSunEtr1 chromosome 10, mSunEtr1.pri.cur, whole genome shotgun sequence genome contains:
- the LOC126020972 gene encoding ubiquitin-conjugating enzyme E2 W-like, with product MASMQKRLQKELLALQNDPPPGMTLNEKSVQNSITQWIVDMEGAPGTLYEGEKFQLLFKFSSRYPFDSPQVMFTGENIPVHPHVYSNGHICLSILTEDWSPALSVQSVGLSIISMLSSCKEKRRPPDNSFYVRTCNKNPKKTKWWYHDDTC